The Candidatus Nanohalococcus occultus genome contains a region encoding:
- a CDS encoding MBL fold metallo-hydrolase: MNYNGLEFSWKGHSTVKVEDEGFSLVVDPFNGYVDREAELVLVTHDHEGHFDPEALEKVCGDSTCLVVPESFEGKELPCRDVEYVTEGEVIDVFGVEIEAVPMYNGHHEQGDGFGYRFVMNKTSVYIAGDTGLIKEASQLEGVIDVAFLPVEGVYTMDVEDAIQMAVRIKPSVVVPYHYGEPFFPDAEVDLRGLRAELEDRNIRCQVLDS, translated from the coding sequence TTGAATTACAACGGTCTAGAGTTTTCATGGAAGGGGCATTCGACGGTGAAAGTCGAAGACGAAGGATTCTCTCTGGTTGTCGATCCTTTCAACGGTTATGTTGACCGGGAGGCCGAGCTTGTACTTGTAACACATGACCATGAAGGTCATTTCGATCCCGAGGCCCTGGAAAAGGTCTGTGGGGATTCAACCTGTCTGGTTGTCCCGGAAAGCTTCGAAGGCAAGGAGCTTCCGTGCCGGGATGTAGAGTATGTAACCGAGGGCGAGGTTATTGATGTCTTCGGTGTGGAGATCGAGGCCGTACCTATGTACAACGGGCATCACGAGCAGGGAGACGGGTTCGGGTACCGTTTCGTGATGAACAAGACCTCTGTCTACATCGCAGGAGACACCGGGTTGATCAAGGAAGCCTCCCAGCTTGAAGGAGTAATCGATGTCGCGTTCCTGCCGGTGGAAGGGGTTTACACCATGGATGTTGAGGATGCGATCCAGATGGCGGTTAGAATCAAACCCTCTGTTGTAGTTCCTTACCATTACGGCGAACCGTTTTTCCCGGATGCAGAGGTTGATCTGAGAGGTCTCCGCGCTGAACTTGAAGACAGAAATATCCGGTGTCAAGTGTTAGACAGTTAG